In the Colletotrichum higginsianum IMI 349063 chromosome 7 map unlocalized unitig_7, whole genome shotgun sequence genome, one interval contains:
- a CDS encoding AT hook domain-containing protein has product MAPPRVIADSDDSDDGFDLGDDSPMKPPTPKIPSGDRSSDSASVATGSTDPKFFQAIYAEQQRAAVDEALSNHVRSSTSDNPSSLAAPAKPQAKKDSTTTTTTTSSSSLPTIPDPVMGSHRAKKAEKTRVVVDLTQVITPGRSNNATPRDMWDVPSSPASDQAAPVFPISSKARTPCSNKKRKRGDKMEATSPLATGIPSQGSTQPFDATPATRTNAVSVHEAKRWRLGNPESSLPAEDDVDMVVPLDVADVPSFRDLVSGQKPISLCIEPPQTLSASQRQEYKYHSVDPSQEDQAPVPTQPFSALPATARSSGATTIAYSTPSQTRVVGRPLTTFADHTTLDTVPERTQETSKVALDPEATVEILSSPDIISAAPARRKRGRDDDKAYKKVETHQANASWDSDGTGFHCKTFRPRTSRKVAGDGCWQDQTEHREETNVPAPDMGAAAQTPTGESALASLPKAKRRGRPRKSEVAAVASTVAIEAPAPPQATESDDVAKESAGVEAGAAGAATPQTKKKRGRPRKADKSAMASGRQGADEQSPAEVEGSHTSKHMDVEMDETPTKGIQAREPVKRGRGKKGDQKPGLTTTGVAGTSPTTDGSQVRGEDLVLQPVTPNVDSKSGSGGPDPQSAATEQKAAANCALVGKGESKTEEVLGKADGKKSSMAPASSAGKPIYRVGLSKKSRIAPLLKSLRK; this is encoded by the coding sequence ATGGCGCCGCCCCGGGTCATAGCTGACTCGGAtgactcggacgacggctTTGATCTGGGAGACGATAGTCCGATGAAACCTCCCACTCCCAAGATACCCAGTGGGGATCGTTCCTCTGACTCCGCGAGTGTCGCAACCGGCTCAACCGACCCCAAGTTCTTCCAAGCGATTTACGCGGAACAACAGCGCGCGGCTGTTGACGAGGCACTATCGAATCACGTCCGATCATCCACATCCGACAACCCCAGTTCCCTCGCAGCTCCCGCGAAGCCACAGGCAAAAAAAGactcgacgacaacgacgacgacgacgtcgtcgtcgtcgctccCCACTATTCCCGATCCTGTGATGGGCTCCCACCGTGCaaagaaggccgagaagaccaGAGTGGTCGTGGATCTTACGCAGGTTATCACACCGGGCAGGAGCAACAATGCGACACCGAGAGATATGTGGGATGTTCCCAGCAGCCCTGCAAGCGACCAAGCGGCACCTGTTTTCCCTATTTCTTCAAAGGCCAGGACCCCCTGCAGCAACAAGAAGAGAAAACGAGGAGACAAGATGGAAGCTACTTCACCGTTGGCCACTGGAATACCTTCTCAGGGCTCGACGCAGCCTTTCGATGCTACACCGGCCACAAGGACGAATGCTGTCTCCGTCCACGAAGCCAAACGATGGAGGCTTGGGAACCCCGAATCGTCGTTACCGGCCGAAGATGACGTCGACATGGTGGTGCCCCTCGATGTTGCCGATGTGCCCTCGTTCAGAGACCTAGTATCAGGCCAGAAGCCCATCTCTCTGTGCATCGAGCCCCCCCAGACCCTGAGCGCAAGTCAACGACAGGAGTACAAGTACCACTCGGTTGACCCGTCTCAGGAGGATCAAGCCCCTGTACCGACTCAGCCATTTTCTGCCCTGCCAGCTACGGCTCGTTCGAGTGGGGCGACAACAATAGCATATTCTACTCCGAGCCAGACACGTGTGGTTGGTCGGCCACTGACGACTTTTGCGGACCACACGACCCTAGATACAGTTCCGGAACGGACACAAGAGACTTCCAAAGTAGCACTGGATCCAGAGGCGACCGTGGAGATTCTGTCATCCCCCGATATTATATCTGCAGCCCCAGCTCGCCGGAAGAGGGGCAGAGATGACGACAAAGCGTACAAGAAGGTAGAAACCCATCAGGCTAATGCCAGCTGGGATTCGGACGGCACTGGATTCCATTGCAAAACGTTTAGGCCTCGCACGAGCCGAAAAGTGGCTGGCGATGGTTGCTGGCAGGATCAGACGGAGCACCGAGAAGAGACCAATGTTCCCGCGCCTGACATGGGCGCAGCTGCGCAGACTCCCACTGGGGAGTCCGCGTTGGCCAGCTTGCcgaaggcgaagaggaggggacgTCCGAGGAAATCAGAAGTGGCGGCGGTCGCCTccaccgtcgccatcgaggcACCAGCCCCGCCACAAGCCACTGAATCCGATGATGTCGCCAAGGAATCTGCAGGGGTGGAAGCAGGAGCTGCAGGAGCAGCTACACCGCAaaccaagaagaagcgtgGTCGACCAAGAAAGGCGGATAAGAGCGCGATGGCAAGCGGGAGGCAGGGAGCGGATGAACAGTCCCCAGCAGAGGTGGAAGGCTCCCACACTAGCAAGCACATGGACGTCGAAATGGACGAGACGCCCACGAAGGGTATACAAGCACGCGAGCCAGTAAAACGCGGCAGGGGCAAAAAAGGCGACCAAAAGCCAGGTCTCACAACAACAGGTGTGGCAGGGACGTCGCCAACGACCGATGGCTCCCAAGTGAGGGGCGAGGATCTAGTGCTGCAGCCCGTGACACCCAATGTAGATTCCAAGTCCGGTTCCGGCGGACCGGATCCACAAAGCGCGGCAACAGAGCAGAAAGCGGCGGCTAATTGTGCGCTCGTCGGCAAAGGCGAGAGCAAGACGGAGGAGGTGTTGGGGAAAGCTGATGGGAAGAAGAGCTCGATGGCGCCCGCGTCTTCGGCAGGAAAACCGATATACCGAGTTGGGCTCAGCAAGAAGTCGAGGATCGCGCCGCTTCTGAAGTCGCTCAGGAAGTGA
- a CDS encoding Actin filament organization protein app1, whose translation MALLRASLLPLALLQAVLAAPADPAHPMITLAPTRVKRTPDITDDIGSYVNSVIGGLGSGVSSFVASGIPQYFQGFPTGTQVLKSLGINDGDLAAQPTQVLNIPAYGNWTDEGWNVRVHGNVFKQPNISQSKVDDLANVFLIDVDVADLPADQQAQARNVTKSIFVVQQDEQNVTVNFVNDVSVRPGASGGAINARGGAQTINMPYLTTDQGDFDAFVKLRNTTGSNGGHLLPGNATQSIQTLNMYTNGTKTGNATAYLVPPQGLTILSDIDDILRVTKIYLPKEGLLNSFARPFTPWMNMPEIYANWSASIPDFHFHYLTTTPEQVTRNYMEFIYKTYPLGSFDTRPLNFSDVQATLSIRRFLLDKIFQTFPQRKFILVADTTNSDVMKAYPAMYKDYPGQVQCILLRNTSATDSGNLFPYNTEGFKDIPQSNYMFFTVPDDLTNLDIAGGQCYNATIPQNVTFKTQGLPFGWGNAAGSLSPPATWAMAVGLFAMGMVASL comes from the exons ATGGCCTTGCTCCGCGCCTCCCTACTGCCACTGGCACTTCTGCAGGCTGTTCTGGCTGCTCCAGCCGACCCTGCCCACCCCATGATCACCCTTGCGCCTACGCGCGTGAAGCGAACCCCAGATATCACTGATGACATCGGCAGCTATGTCAACAGCGTCATTGGAGggctcggcagcggcgtATCCTCCTTCGTCGCGTCCGGTATCCCCCAGTACTTTCAGGGCTTCCCGACCGGCACACAGGTACTTAAATCTCTGGGTAtcaacgacggcgaccttgcTGCACAACCCACTCAGGTCTTGAACATCCC GGCCTACGGCAACTGGACCGACGAGGGCTGGAACGTCCGCGTTCACGGTAACGTTTTCAAGCAGCCCAACATTAGCCAGTCCAAGGTCGACGACTTAGCCAATGTCTTCctcatcgacgtcgacgttgcAGATTTGCCCGCCGACCAACAAGCCCAGGCACGCAATGTGACCAAATCCATTTTCGTCGTTCAACAAGACGAGCAGAATGTTACCGTGAACTTCGTCAACGATGTTTCGGTACGGCCTGGTGCGAGCGGAGGAGCCATCAATGCGCGTGGTGGAGCCCAGACAATCAACATGCCCTACTTGACCACAGATCAGGGCGACTTCGACGCGTTTGTAAAGCTGCGAAACACAACGGGATCAAACGGCGGGCACTTGCTACCAGGAAACGCCACGCAATCGATCCAGACCCTCAACATGTACACGAACGGCACTAAGACGGGCAACGCGACTGCATACCTCGTGCCTCCTCAAGGCCTGACGATCTTGTccgacatcgacgacatTCTGCGTGTGACCAAGATCTACCTACCCAAGGAAGGCCTTCTCAACTCCTTCGCTCGTCCGTTCACGCCCTGGATGAATATGCCCGAGATTTACGCCAACTGGTCTGCATCCATCCCGGACTTCCACTTCCACTACTTGACCACCACGCCCGAACAAGTTACCCGGAATTACATGGAGTTCATCTACAAGACATACCCCCTAGGCAGCTTCGACACGCGCCCGCTCAACTTCTCTGATGTCCAGGCGACGCTGTCAATCCGAAGGTTCCTGCTCGACAAAATTTTCCAGACCTTCCCCCAGCGCAAGTTCATTCTTGTGGCTGATACCACGAACTCGGACGTCATGAAGGCGTATCCCGCGATGTACAAAGACTACCCAGGCCAAGTACAGTGTATTCTGCTGCGCAACACCAGTGCTACCGACTCGGGCAATTTGTTCCCCTACAATACAGAGGGGTTCAAGGATATCCCCCAGAGCAACTACATGTTCTTCACTGTACCGGACGACCTGACCAACCTGGACATTGCCGGCGGGCAATGCTACAACGCTACCATCCCGCAGAATGTTACTTTCAAGACGCAGGGGTTGCCATTTGGATGGGGCAACGCAGCCGGGTCACTTTCGCCGCCCGCCACATGGGCAATGGCCGTTGGTCTGTTTGCCATGGGAATGGTGGCTTCGCTGTGA
- a CDS encoding Protein required for cell: METDMPGRDRQSKLAGDVLDAGRRAFDPATDVASREAAQTEFQHLINENGSWNLLPVLNALVKPNVAPTWLRPELMKILTLIPLRPDGVRGTMEFIFSVHPSSTLKASEAATPQKSGANITQEAMAVVTRILTSPPASISPEDWFSKVAPQLIVLLDGNEGAELSTAAAQIIMFGVLGRRQFGAPGSPGWNVFVEPLLHSLNPSRKGTGVTARDGPEEHDVVDLSDKAVLTTADDLFSTLRRMSSLINSTPYPAQTKRMLDPVLPQLWAISCQSRGGQKTEERYSKPARSLLHTFLKLSVSVSKLHLVIENLLYEGELMETPRWRYQTTSDGCLQISAIPLGQGPQLPELDWNEIQTRSEALIRLMTASCTPEEISSFFLELLARWLQSTTSAGKTEVLLRPEDDQSGNEITQLLEIAVLQKMLERIPDKLVSRVTQVYELACQILDPSGLRDQPDDIIAVALSLLNLVITAPNFKRSNLKAEVLQNLEASLELLGQAGRPEVSPTAKNLQLLLRYREAIDPAEEDAFVPTNRQIEDRRTYKLALEYITQADNPPPIRSEGLNLISGLVASNSTVLDVQATLVLLSSLLQDGEDFINLRVVKLFTQLANKHPKATTQELLEHYLDAKETSSTDVRLRFGEALVQVIERLGETFAGDVAKRISETLLSIAGRRGHRPKTEAKQAREQRLQDMKKKQAEDAWGGDVPDLGDDLTEEEQAKNEILTQIVEGWESKRGSEDVRMRASALSVFSACLETNIAGIGPDLVSIAVDLCINVLALEREIEKGIIRRAAILVVLGFVKALDAAKQSGRRLGFGLTDQSREDITRTLKYVAVTDNDGLVQQHARDVIESLEAWQLSSMMSLGRSAMETGIGRLEGLTIDQDRTFPSVNTKRPRIEEIE, translated from the exons ATGGAAACGGACATGCCTGGAAGAGACCGTCAGTCAAAGCTAGCGGGTGATGTTCTTGACGCTGGAAGAAGAGCATTCGATCCTGCGACCGACGTTGCCTCAAGAGAAGCCGCTCAAACAGAGTTCCAGCATCTCATCAACGA GAACGGATCCTGGAACTTGCTTCCTGTCTTGAATGCATTGGTCAAGCCAAATGTTGCACCGACATGGCTGCGGCCCGAGTTGATGAAGATATTAACCTTGATTCCTCTTCGGCCTGACGGTGTTCGAGGGACCATGGAGTTCATATTCTCTGTGCATCCGAGCAGCACTCTTAAAGCATCCGAGGCAGCCACTCCTCAGAAAAGTGGCGCCAACATCACTCAGGAAGCCATGGCCGTGGTTACTCGCATCCTCACCTCACCCCCTGCGTCCATATCGCCCGAAGACTGGTTCTCCAAAGTTGCGCCCCAGCTGATCGTGTTGTTGGATGGGAACGAAGGCGCTGAGCTTAGTACAGCTGCGGCACAGATAATCATGTTTGGGGTGCTGGGGAGAAGACAGTTCGGCGCACCTG GATCCCCCGGCTGGAACGTTTTCGTCGAGCCTCTATTGCACAGTCTGAACCCTTCCCGAAAAGGCACCGGCGTTACAGCCCGCGATGGCCCAGAGGAACACGACGTTGTGGACCTGAGTGACAAGGCTGTCCTGACCACGGCGGACGACCTCTTCTCAACGCTTCGGCGCATGTCTTCGTTAATCAACTCCACACCTTACCCAGCACAAACAAAAAGAATGCTCGACCCGGTCCTTCCTCAGTTATGGGCGATATCATGCCAGAGCAGGGGGGGCCAGAAAACTGAGGAGCGCTACTCAAAACCAGCAAGGTCATTGCTGCACACCTTTCTCAAATTGAGCGTCTCGGTGTCTAAGCTACACTTGGTTATCGAAAACCTACTTTACGAAGGGGAGTTGATGGAAACGCCCCGATGGCGGTACCAGACAACTTCCGACGGTTGCCTCCAAATATCTGCCATCCCCCTCGGCCAAGGGCCTCAGTTACCAGAATTGGACTGGAACGAAATACAGACTCGCTCCGAGGCTCTCATACGACTCATGACAGCTAGCTGCACGCCAGAGGAGATatcttccttcttcttggaaCTCCTTGCCCGGTGGCTCCAGTCGACCACCTCGGCAGGAAAGACAGAGGTACTACTTCGGCCAGAAGACGACCAATCTGGCAATGAAATCACGCAACTTTTGGAGATTGCAGTACTGCAGAAAATGCTGGAACGGATTCCAGACAAGTTAGTCAGCCGCGTCACGCAAGTCTATGAGCTTGCTTGTCAAATTCTAGACCCCAGCGGCCTCCGGGACCAGCCGGATGACATCATCGCGGTGGCCTTGAGCTTGCTCAACCTGGTCATCACGGCCCCGAATTTCAAAAGGTCCAACCTCAAAGCTGAGGTTTTGCAAAATCTTGAAGCGTCGCTAGAGTTACTTGGCCAAGCAGGGCGACCAGAGGTGTCTCCAACAGCAAAGAATCTTCAGCTCCTACTCCGATATCGCGAGGCGATTGATCCTGCAGAAGAAGATGCCTTTGTGCCGACCAATAGGCAGATCGAGGACAGGAGGACGTACAAGCTTGCCTTGGAATATATCACGCAGGCAGACAATCCTCCGCCCATTCGCTCGGAAGGCCTCAACTTGATTTCTGGCCTAGTGGCCTCCAACAGCACTGTTCTGGATGTGCAGGCTACCCTAGTTCTCCTTTCGTCTCTGCTTCAAGACGGCGAAGATTTCATTAATCTTCGCGTCGTGAAGCTCTTCACACAACTGGCCAATAAACATCCCAAAGCAACCACGCAAGAACTTCTCGAACACTACTTGGATGCGAAGGAGACATCATCGACGGACGTGCGCTTACGGTTTGGAGAGGCTTTAGTTCAAGTGATCGAGCGCCTCGGGGAGACATTCGCCGGCGATGTCGCAAAGCGTATCTCCGAGACGTTGTTGTCAATTGCTGGGAGGCGGGGGCACCGACCAAAAACAGAAGCCAAACAGGCCCGTGAGCAACGGCTCCAGGacatgaagaagaagcaggcaGAAGATGCGTGGGGAGGAGACGTTCCTGACCTCGGTGACGACCtgaccgaggaggagcaagcAAAGAATGAAATATTGACTCAAATCGTCGAAGGCTGGGAAAGCAAGAGGGGCAGCGAGGACGTCCGCATGCGAGCATCCGCTTTATCCGTTTTCTCTGCTTGCCTCGAGACAAACATCGCCGGTATTGGGCCTGATTTAGTCTCAATCGCCGTGGATCTCTGCATCAATGTTCTCGCGTTGGAACGAGAAATCGAGAAGGGTATCATTCGTCGTGCAGCCATCTTGGTTGTTCTGGGATTCGTCAAGGCGCTCGATGCCGCGAAACAGTCAGGACGGAGGCTCGGTTTTGGATTGACAGATCAGAGCCGGGAGGACATCACGAGAACCCTCAAATACGTTGCCGTCACAGACAATGATGGCTTGGTACAGCAGCATGCCCGAGATGTTATTGAAAGCTTGGAGGCCTGGCAGCTTTCATCAATGATGTCTTTGGGAAGGTCAGCAATGGAGACAGGCATCGGCAGATTAGAGGGCTTGACCATCGACCAAGATCGGACATTCCCGTCTGTCAATACCAAACGACCTAGGATAGAAGAGATCGAGTAA